Genomic window (Enterobacteriaceae bacterium 4M9):
TGTTCCAGCTATTTCTGGGTGAATGTATTGATTTTTAAAATCAATCCCGGATCGATATTGATACTCATCAATGGTTCTTTTATTGCCGAGATTAAATTGAGCCGGAACCTCATCATCCTCGGACAGGCCAATAACATTTTTGATTCTCTCTTTTGACGTTTTATCGATCTCCCACCATGCTTGCCTGACAAGACCTTTTTGCTTTGCTTCATTACTGTGGTCGCCCCAGATTTTAGGATGGTCCTTGCGTGTGTAATAATGCCAGAGTAAGGTGATATGTGGGCTCCATATATCATAACCGTGTGTAAAGGCACGCACAGCCATGCTGATTTCTTCACCCATAAAAAAAATTTCAGGATCATTGGGAACATTTTTCGCAAAATGGCCGTCGGCAAAGATATATCCTCCAGCCAGAAAGCAGGTGCGTAACGGGGCGCTGGCGGTAAATATATGCGGTTTGAATTTTGGGATTTTGTCATTATTAAAACCAGCAAAGACGACACGACTAGTATAGCTTTGCCTTTCTTCCTGCTCCGCTTTGTTGAAGGTATACCCTGGTGGGTAACAGCTTAATACAGGCCGTTCACTCTGCAAGCGGAGTGATTCGAGCGTGTTGATCATTACGCTATCCCAGTGAGTAATAAATCGGGAGTGAGAGTCAATTTGCATAAAATAAGACTCTTGCGAATAGCGGGATTCAGCAAGGCTGCGCGCCCAGCAGGCACCTTTGCTGTTGAAATAATTGACGGCGATGACATCTATGGCAGCACCCTGCCACTCGAAAGAATAACCGACAAAATCAGCATGGCTGAAGGTTTCGACAAGCGTCATGCCTTTATTGATAAATGGCTGGATATTGAGATCATCCTGCCAGCATATTGAAATATGAAGATGTTGAGGGTGTTCAGCTTCTGAAAACATATTTTCTAGCGTGGGAAGCAGCTCAGTGTCACGATAGCTGGCGACACTGACAAAAATTTTTGCAGCGGTATTCATAAAGAACCTATATCAATAACAACTATATCAGTTTATCTGTAAAATAATTTCGGCAGTTGCGGTAAATTGACCATTTGCAGGGAATTTTGTTGTGGAAGTGGGCATTAGTGTGGCCGTCCAGTTAAATTCCACTGGAGTGTTGCTGGCAATATTTTGCCGTTTCTCAAGGCTGGTTCCATTGGTATCCATCGGTGTGCCGTTGGAATCGCTGATCATTATTTTTAATCGGTCAAGGTTCCCCTGGCTATCTTTAACTTTAATTGCCTTGAAATCTTCGGTAATTTCCTGCGCCGATAATGTTGCGCTTGCCGAATACGTGTTGTAATCCGTTGCACAGTTCAGCGTGAAATTCAGCGGCCTTATTACACCGCCACCCAGATCGCCCGCTGTCACGATATTGAAATCTACCATTTTATCGCCCTCAATCTGGCACACAGGTGTACTGATAATAGAGAGCGCACCCAGGTTAAGCCGTTGTGCATAGTTACTGGGAATCGCTGCGTTGACCCAGTTGTAAGCGACAATTCCACCTGGGTGGAGTAAGTCACCCGCCGTGTTAGTTAATGATAATGTCGGTTTCGTTTTGTAGATTTCAATAGCAAAGAACGAACCCGAGGGATAGTTCATTCGAGCTTCATTCAGCACTGAAACTGATGGGAAAGAGCCTTCAGCCTCACCGTTGTTCCATTTGGGTTTTATCGCTAACCCGTCAATATTTGAGGCAAACATTTTATCTGACAGCATGGTACTCAGTAATTCAGTGACGCTTTTCCCGTAATTCTCACCGGGGACGCAGTTGACATAACTGATTTTTCCTTGCTGCGGGTTTGATTCAAGCCTGATGATGGGGTTGACCGTGTCAACGGGTGCATCTGCGTCAATAGCGATACGCATTTGCCCGATATTTAGTGTTGTTGGTGAAACGCCTCCCAGCTCTGTAGTGGTATCCAACTCACATTGTGCCGCAGCGTGCAAGGAGATGAATAGCAAGGAAAACGGGGTGATAAGCGTCAGTAATTTCATGGTATTAATCCTGCCTGTTAGTCAGATGAGCAATCAATTCCTGAGGCAACAGCTTGAAAAGTTCGCTGAAGTTTTTCCCGATGATTTGCTCAGTGAGGTGTAGCAAACCGTCTGCCGGGCTGCTTGGCTCTGTTCGGATAAACCAGGCACGTAACTCCTGAATCTGATTCAATGCGTCATGTCTGCTATTGATACTACGGTGTACCAGGGTATGCGCCACTTCAGAGACTGATGGCGCGGCGTTGAGTGGCTCCTCAGTCAACACCGGCGTGTTATGACAAATTGCGGCAAATTCCCTTTCTTTTGCCTGAGGAGGTGGAGCAATGCATTCTTTGGGATGACGTGGTGTGAAACACTCCACCAGCAGTCTGAGCCTACTGATGTCGGGCGCGGCTTCTTGAAGCGTTTGCGCCATTAAAGACTCCAGCTCCTGCAGGTACTGCGCCGCCTGGTAAAAGGCGATAATTTCATCCGGTGAATGCTGATGCCATTCGTTAAGCATATTTTCGAGCGTATGAGAGGGGAGTGCGCCCTCTTCGCGCGGGATTTGGTTCGCTTTTTCAATATCGCGCACCGTCGCGACTATGCCCTGAACGCCCGGCAGTGAAATCTGGCGTAAATCGGCCATCAACCCTTCATGTGCCGCGAGTTCGGCTAGCGCATTGGCCCGCATAATCGGGTCGAACTCACCCTCATCTGCAAGCTGCGGGTGAAGGTTATCTGGCCAGATTTTCAAGGCTTGCAGAAGAAGTTCCAGCCCCTCAGCCAGGGCAATAGCACCGTGTTGTCGCACCATACAGCGTATAAAGATAATAATTATCCGAATGTCTTTCGTATGGGAAAGCAATAGGCGGCATTCACGCTCAATCTCGACCCAGTTAACAGGCTCAGCGGCTTCGACGAAGTTGCCGTATTCCGCCCCCATTCGTGGTTCGAGTTGGCTCAATAAAAGAATAAACTTTGAATTGTATTCCGGGTTTTCACCGCAGGGGGTTTCGTCAGAAACGGGGGTGAGAACCGTCTGAAACCACTCTGGATAAGGTCTGTGCTGAGAGTTACTCATCATTTTTCCTGTCTGATCTGGGGGGGACATTACGGGACGAATAGCATTGAATTTCTGGTTCAAAAGTCATGCCAGAGACGGGTTCACGGTTATCCGCGCGTTCAAGCCAGGTGGTATAGCCCAGCTGGGTCCCTTCTCCGAGTATTGTGGGAGGAACTTCTTGTGCACAAAGCAATAAGCTCACTTCCCAGGCAAATTCAAAACCCACAAATTGCCTTACCCATTCGCGAAGAACAGGCAGATCGTTTCCCCAGGGGCTAAAGCCCATATATTGCGAAAGGGTCAATGGACCGAAAGTGAGACGAAACTTATGCTGACGATCGGCTGTTGCGTTACCTAAAATGGCACCATCTCCGAGTAACTGATTCCCGTCGCTGGCACCAATCTGGGTACAGTCGCCATCCTGAAGGATTATCCAGTGATTAACATATTCATGAAGGGTGACTTCGGTATTAAAGTAAAAGCGTAGCGCGCCAACGAGGCCTTCAGGATTCCTGGCCTCCCGAACAAGATGCGAGGAGGCGGCGAGGCGTGGATGTAACGGTAAGATCTCATCAGACAGGTCTTCGGCGCGCATTCCCATGATGCTGCTGATGTAAAAGGAAAATATTTCATCACCATGGCGATCCAGTGAGGCTGTATCCTGGGAAACAAACCATGCCCGGTAAAACAATGACAATGCCCGATGGTGAAAAAGATCCACAAAATCCATTTGTGCAGTGTCATTGAATTCAGCTCGATTGTAGGCCTGCTCAGTAAGATGCAGCGGCATTGCCCCCTGCGGTCCCCAGACACCTAAGCTATAAAGCTGTATGCATGTTTTATCATTCTGTTGAACTATCTGGCTGATTTCACGGGGTGAAAACATCATGTGGGGATATTGCCCAATCTGAAATGCTTCCTGCCTCGGATGGCTTGCTGTGCCTGGAGAAGGGGCATCTGGCGTCCGGGCCGAGATGGCACGCATTACGCTGACAAAACCTGCGTTCCACGGTTGTGCTTCGTCGTACCATACATCAACGCAAGGGATAGATTTTGCCATCACAGGCATCCTCGATGTCCGGCCCTGGGTCGCCAGTGAGCAATTCTCCCTCGTTGCATAGAGATCATTTCTGTTTCTGTGAATGTATTGATAGCAACGTGACGCGAGAGATAGTTTTCCATGACCATACCGAACAGGTAAGGGCTGATACCGGAGAAACCGTCTTCATCGACGGTGAGCGTACAGCGAATACCTCGCCCATAGATAAGCAATCCATTTCCCGGTAAGCGACTGGTGACAGGTTCGCTCTTGCATCCCACCAGAGAATCAATTTGCCTGAGTGAGGGATGATCTGAATTACTCACATAAAGTTGCAGGATAGTGCGCAAGGCTTCTCCGCCTTTGCTATGGTCCATATCGTGCAGCGGCAGGTAATTCAGGCTGAGTTGGCGAATGAGTCGCCAGGCCGATTCACCTGAAGCAAATGGAGGTTGTGGTGAGCTGGGCTGAAAGACAAAACGAGCACCACGAACGGGGGCCGAATCGGGCATCATCAGCACATAATCATCAGTTGCACAAAGCAACCGGGGCAGGTCACGATTCGTCGTTAGCGCTTCGAGTGATAAATAGCGGATATCATCGCTATACGGTGCATCGCGTTGATCTACAATTGACAGGAAAACTTCCGTGCCATTGTAAAGTGTGCGGGTTTTATATTTGCGGTGATTGGTGCCGGCTGGGCGATTTTTGCGGCTGACCGAGAAGTATCGATTAGCCTCTTTATTGTCCTGATGACGAGTGTGATACAGCGGGCGAAAGGCGATTTCTTTGCTAGTTTCCGCCTGTTGCCCAAAGACTTTAGTAATGGCGTAGATTTCAAAATCCAGAGGGCGGCTGCGGTCTGCCACAACATGAAATTCATTCTGAGCACGATTTATCTCAACACGGTCAATGCGTTTAGAGAATAAATTGATAACCGGGGTGCAGTATAATAAGAAGTTTTTCTCTGAGACCATCCCCGTTAACTCAGGCGAAAGATCATCTAATAATATAATGATTTCAGCCTGATTTGTGTGATTGTTTTTCATCCCTTCCGCGAGTTGCATCAGAGTGAAAAAGTAGAAGCGTTGTCTGCATGAAAAGTATTCATGAAGCAGATTATGGCCATGAAATCCATTCCAGGTTGTTGGCAACAAGCTTTCCTGAGGGCTAAGGTTATCTAACAATATGATGTTGCTATTGATAACGGTGTCAGTTGCATTATTACCGTGCCCGTGGCGGATAATCGATGCTACATGACGACTATGCAGTAGCTCAAATATATGGGATACAATTCGCTCATCTCCATCAATATAAACCGGTAGACGATCAAATCCCTCAAGTTGTGAAAACTTCAAATCACCTGGCAACTGTAAATGAATACGCATCGCTGCTTTAAGCCTGGATGTATTAATCCGGTATTTGTCCATATCGGGTATGTCAGGTGGTAAGGATCCGAGCTGCACTTGCGTTATTTTGACAGGCCATAACTGAACATCCTGGCCAGTTCTAAATTCACAGCGTGTATCCTCACCAGGGACGATTTGAGTAAATACCGCACTGTTGCGTTTAACACAATAGCCACTTGTCAGGTTTCCCTCTTTTAAGCTGGGTTGAAGCTGCACTACGCACATAGACGGCGTGGGCGCGGTGTAGTTGGGATAAACAACATTAAGCAGCCGCTGTGTGAAATCAGGAAAGCCTGCATCCAGTTTAATTTGTGTTCTGGCCGCGAGAAAACAGAATGATTCAATCAAACGCTCAACATAAGGATCGGCAACTTCAATCCCTTGCATACCCAGACGACCAGCAATTTTAGGGTGCTTCTCAGCAAAAATGCGCGACATTTCACGCATGAATGTTAATTCTTTGTTGTAATAATTGAGGAAGTTATGATCCACTTATCTAACCCTGGCTATATGCTATATTCTTTAAGATTTTTTTCTGCGGGCTGAGTCTAGGCACCGGATATTACTAAATCAACGCGGACTGATTTTTTTAGGAATTCGTTAATTGCATTGTCTGAGTTTTCTCTCTGGGGAATGCTACAAGTTGCAATACGATTTTTTGTCAGGAAATATAGCCACCAGAAAACCTCCGGGAAATGAATCTAAAAGGCACTATTTGTGACAATTACCAGAGAAAGCCTGTTCGGCAGATTAGATATAACGCTATTCAGTAGCATTGAAAGTGCTACCACGCTTTGTAAGCTCCGTGGTAATTCTTATGTTGAGTTAGTCCACTGGATTAATCAGTTATGGAATCAAGAAGACAACGATGTAAAACATATTGTCCGGCATTTTCATATCGATGTGGAAAAGCTAGAAAGAGGACTTTCACAGGCATTATTGCGTTTGCCGGCCGGTGCAACATCTATTTCTGATTTTTCATATCATATCGAGCTTGCTATTGAACGAGCATGGATCCATGCAAGCCTTGAGCACCAAGAGAATCATATTCGTAGTGGTCATTTAATTCAGGCCATTTTGATGAATACAGAGCTTCGTCGCATCATTACGGCGCTTTGTGAAGATTTTAACGGTATTGATCTGAATGAATTGTCTCGTGACCTGAACTTTATTACCCGGGGTTCGCCAGAAGCTGAACAAATAGCCAATGCTCCCTCACAGGTAAATGCTGGTGCTTTACCTGGAGAAGTAAATGGAGCGATGAAAGCATCGCACAATTCATCTTTGTCTCAGTTTACGACCGATCTTACGGCCCTGGCGCGTGAAGGCAAAATGGATCCCATCTCTGGGCGCGGGCAAGAAATAACTACCATGATTGATATCCTGCTGCGCCGCAGACAAAACAACCCATTACTTGCAGGCGATGCAGGGGTCGGCAAAACGGCCGTGGTTGAAGGGTTAGCACAGGCCATTGCCGGTGGTGATGTGCCTCCTGCACTGCAGCAGGTGCGGTTGCTCGCACTGGATGTGATAGCCCTGTCCGCCGGTGCCAGTATGAAAGGAGAGTTTGAGGCTCGACTGAAGGCGGTGCTGGATGAGGCATCAGGTTCCGATCAGCCGGTCATTCTTTTCATTGATGAGGTTCACACTCTGGTTGGTGCAGGGGGCAATGCGGGGACTGGAGATGCAGCCAACCTGCTCAAGCCCGCGCTGGCTCGTGGTCAGATACGGTGCATTGGTGCAACAACCTGGAGTGAGTTTAAAAGACACATTGAGAAGGATCCTGCTCTGACCCGGCGTTTTCAATTGTTACAAATTGAAGAGCCTGATGAAGATAGCGCAACAGCCATGCTGCGTAGGCTTGTGCCTGTGCTGGAAAAACATCATGACGTCTGGATAACCAGCGAAGCGTTGAAAGCAGCGGTAAAACTCTCTCATCGCTATATCCCGGCCCGACAGTTGCCGGATAAAGCCATCAGCCTGCTGGATACCGCGTGTGCTCGCGTCTCGGTGGCGAAGTTTGCACAGCCAGATGAGTTACAACGCCTGTCCTGGCAGCGCGAAGCCGCAGAGGCTGAACTGATCGCGGAAGAAAAAGCGTGTCAGCTTGGTCAGAGTGACCTGGCAAAGATAGAACATTTACGTCAGAAAATTGAGCAGCTTTCCTTTAAGACAGAATCGCTGAACCTTAATTGGCAGTCTCAACGCGATTGTGTCACCAGAATTACAGACTCCCGGCAAAAGATCCTGCAATTGTTTGATGCCGGGAGTGTTCAGGAAATGGAACTGGCACAAGCACGGCATGAACTTGACCTGAATGAGCAGTTATTACGGGAGTTGAGTGAAGGCAATGCGCTTGTTCAACCTGAGGTAAATACAGAGGTTATCGCACGCATTGTCAGTGACTGGACCGGAGTGCCGATTGGAGAAATGCTGAAAGACGAAGTTCGTACCTTAAAGGAATTACCTGCGCGCCTTAATACACGAATCATTGGTCAGTCAGAGGCGTTGGAACAACTCAGTGAAAACATTCTGACCGCCCGTTCTGGTCTTGCTGATCCGCGTAAGCCTCAGGGTGTTTTCATGTTGGTAGGGCCATCAGGCGTTGGGAAAACCGAAACAGCGCTTGCCATTGCGGCGAATATTTATGGTGGTGAAGAGAATCTTATCACTATCAATATGAGTGAATATCAGGAGCCGCATTCGGTTTCTTCACTGAAAGGTTCTCCTCCGGGCTATGTGGGCTACGGTGAAGGCGGTGTATTGACTGAAGCTGTTCGCAGAAAGCCTTATAGTGTCATTTTGCTCGATGAAATTGAAAAAGCACACAGTGATATCCATGAGTTGTTTTATCAGGTCTTTGATAAAGGACAAATGGAAGATGGTGAAGGTCGTTTTATCGACTTTAAAAACACCATAATACTGCTGACAAGTAATGTGGGGAGTGAGCTAATTAATACGTTGTTTCTTGATGAAGAAACTGCGCCAGACACCACGGCATTATTAACGGCTATTCAACCTGAGTTATTAAAGGCATTTCCGGCAGCGTTTCTGGGGCGAGTTACAATATTGCCTTACCGCCCGTTGCCAGAAGCGTCGTTGAAAGATATTGCAAACATTCATCTTCAGCGCGTCCAGCTACGTATGCAGGAGCAACATGGTTGCGAACTGCGCTGGAATGAGTCGGTGATTACTCATGTTGTTGGACAATGCCCGGTGGCAGAAACAGGGGCACGCATGATAATTCGTTATATTGAGAAAAATATAACATCCCTTTTAGGGCGTTATGTATTTGACAATGATAAAACCCTCCAGAGTAGAGTAATTATGCTGGATGTTAAAGATGGTTTATTTTTTATTGATGAATATAAGGAGGTTGAACGTATTTAAATAGGTTGTAAGTAGAATTAAATTGTCCGTATATTAATATTTAAACAGGAAAATAGTTATGTCTAAAATGAAATTTGCTGTATGTGCATTGGCATTAGGCGTGAGTGCGGCTGCGAATGCTGCAGTCGATGGGACTGTCACCTTCAATGGTAAGCTTGTGGCAGAGACCTGCACTGTTGCTAACGACAGCAAAGCCATTACTGTTCAGTTGCCGACTGTTGCTGTCCAGACTCTGACCGGTCCGGGTGAAGAAGTGGGTTCAACACGCTTTGAAATCAATGTGACTGACTGCCCTGCGGGGGTAACGCATGTTGCGGCTCACTTTGAAGCCATTAACAGCAGCGGTGCTGACCCGGTAACAGGTAACCTGGTAAACAGCAGCACTGAGGCGACCCCGGCAGAACAGGTGCAGGTTCGTCTGTACAACATCACTGATAACACCCAGATTAAAGTGGGCGAGACTGGTGAAAAGTTTGAGGTCAATAACCAGGCGGCCACGCTGTCTTACGCTGGCGGTTATTATGCCACTGGCCAAACTACCGCAGGTCCGGTAACCGCGAAGGTACAGTATGTTCTGGCTTATCCATAATCTGGACTAAGTGTAAACATTATTTATCTAACGCCCCACACGGTGGGGCGTTTTTGAAAATGACTGTATCCGAATACGTATTCTGATGAATGGAATTTTGCGTTCATTGCATAGATTTAAAATATAAGGCTTACGATGAATTCGAAAGTTGTGCTGCTTGCGGCTGCCTTTTTAAGCTGTTGCTTACCTGCCTTTGCTTCAATGACAATTAGTGGAACACGCATTATATTCCCGTCGAAGAATAAAGAAGTAGGGGTCAGGACAACAAATAAAGGAAACGATCCGGTATTGGTTCAGGTTTGGGTGGATGATGGTAATACTCATTCCAATGTCAATCAGATGAGAGTTCCATTTATTGTCACGCCGCCGGTCTATCGTGTAGAACCTGGCAAAGGACAGAGTTTACGTCTTATTTATAATGGCCTGGCATTACCTCAGGATCGCGAAAGTGTTTTCTGGTTTAATTTGCTGGAGATTCCGCCCAAAACGGGAGAGATTGGTGATGATGGTCAGAAACTGGAACTGGCATTTCGGACTCGAATTAAAATCTTCTATCGCCCTGATTCATTAAAAAATAGCAATATAGAGCAAGAGTTTAGTAAATTGAGTTGGAGTATTTCTGACGATCCTGTACATGGCAGAGGAATTAAAGTCACGAACCCGACACCATTCCATTTTTCTTTTGATGGTGGCAGCGTTGTGAGTCATAACCGAAAAATTGAATTGCAGACGGATATGGTCGCACCAATGATGGATCGCGTATTCTTCCCTAAAAATAAACTTTCAACACAAGACGATATTTCTGAAATAAATTACAGATTTATTAATGACTATGGCGCTACAGTGGCAGGGAAAATAATCCGCCAATCTGGAAATGAGTTTATGGCTGCGCCATAAAACTAGCGCCAGGGTTGGGCGATATCTAATCATAATGGGAATTTCTCTGTGAAGTTCATAAAAATAAAATCTGTGGCTGAGCATCAATTGTCAGTAATGACAATAGTCCTGATCCCCCTTTTTTTTCAGGCTGAACTGGCAAATGCCAATGTATCTGGCCACTCAGGTAATATGATCTATAACCCAGATTTTATTCATGGGTTTGGTGTCGATGTCAGCCGCTATGCAGCAGGCAATGTAATAAATCCTGATATATACAATGTTATCGTTAGTGTTAATGGTGATATTCGAGGGAAATTTGCTGTTCTTTTCCGTGTGCCGCAAGAGCAGGCAAATGCTGAGCCATGCTTTACACACCAGGAACTGACACAAATTGGCGTGATGGTGACTTCAGCAAAAAGCGTTGCGGATGAAGAATGCCGTTTTCTGAGCGACTGGATACCGAATGCAAGCGCCCATTTTGAATTCGGCGAATTAACACTGGCAATAAAAGTGCCGCAGTTATACGTACAGCGTCAACCTCGTGGATACATTGATCCCAGCTTATGGGAAAGCGGAGGAGCAACAGGTTTTCTCGATTATAACGCCAACCTGTATTCCACTTTTCAGGGCGCTCACGGGCATTCTGGAAGGGTCAATACCCATGCCGGTAGCATGATGGTCACGGGGGGAGTCAACGTGGGGGAATGGCGGCTGCGAAAGAGAATGGGGACTACGCTAAATCAGCACACCAGCCCGCAAACTCAGCACCTGTATGGCTACGCTGCGCGGGATATTGCGACGTTGAAAAGCCAGTTGATACTCGGTGACAACAATACGCAAGGCACTGTTTTTGACAGCTACAGCTTGCGTGGTGTTGGAATCTATTCCGATGACCGTATGTTACCTGACTCTTTGCGTAACTATGCGCCGGTGTTACGCGGTGTAGCAGAAACAAACGCTCAGGTTATCGTGATGCAGCATGGACAAAAAATCTTTGAAACCACGATGCCACCAGGACCGTTCGAACTGTCCGATATTGGGACAATGTCTTACGGCGGTGATCTGGAGTTGGTGGTGACGGAATCGGATGGGCGCCAGCGCAGGCAGTCTTTTTCATTCTCACTGCCTCCAATGTTGCTCCATGAAGGAACGTCACGTTTTGCTCTGTATGCCGGTGAGCTACATGATGGCTCCATTAATGAAACCCCAAGAATTGTTCAGGGAGTCTGGCATCATGGCGTGAACAGCATCTGGACACTTTATGGTGGCAGCCAACTGGCGGAAAACTATCGCTCTTATGCTGGCGGAAATGCGTTTAACACCCCCATAGGTGGAGTGTCATTTGATGTTACTCATGCGCAAAGTAATCTGGGGGGCGGAAAGAAAACATCAGGGAACAGTTATCAGGTTAACTACACCAAACATCTGGATGAGTCTAAAACCAACCTGACGCTTGCTGCTTATCGTTATTCAACCCACGGATTTTATACTTTCCGTGAAGCCAGCCAGATTCATAATGACCGATTATATAATCTGGATAACGATTACTTTAATACGCGGCATCGATTTTCTGCCTCGTTATCTCAGTGGCTAACCGATGAGATGTCGATGCATTTAACCAGCAATATATATACCTATTGGGGCGATCGCGCTACATCACGCAACTATATTGCGACGTTCAACCATTCTCTGCGCAATATGTCTTACGGTGTTTCCATTATGCGTTCGAGAAATGAAGAAGGTAAAGAAGAAAACAGCTATTTGTTGTCGATGAGTCTGCCGTTTGGTAATGACGATTATGATGAAAAGCCGCTCTTTAACTCATCCTATACGACACTGAGCCACGATGCAGGCGGGGGAACACAGTTGCAATCGATGGTTCATGGTATGCAAGGTGAGCAGAATGAAACCAGCTATTCCCTGGGGGCGGCAACCGGTAATCAGGGGAGTGATAATTCAGTCAGCGGCAATTTGAGCCACAGCTCATCTGTCGGGCAGTTCAGCGCATCGGCCTCTGTGAATAATCGTAACAGGCAACAGCTTTCTGCTTCGGCCAATGGTAGCCTGGTTATACACCGTGGTGGATTAACAGCAGGACCCGCAGTCGGTGAGATGCCGTTTGCGATAGTGGAAGCTAAAGGTGCCGAAGGAGCAGGCCTTTTGAATGGCAGAGGAAGTCATATTGAT
Coding sequences:
- a CDS encoding fimbrial biogenesis outer membrane usher protein, with the translated sequence MIYNPDFIHGFGVDVSRYAAGNVINPDIYNVIVSVNGDIRGKFAVLFRVPQEQANAEPCFTHQELTQIGVMVTSAKSVADEECRFLSDWIPNASAHFEFGELTLAIKVPQLYVQRQPRGYIDPSLWESGGATGFLDYNANLYSTFQGAHGHSGRVNTHAGSMMVTGGVNVGEWRLRKRMGTTLNQHTSPQTQHLYGYAARDIATLKSQLILGDNNTQGTVFDSYSLRGVGIYSDDRMLPDSLRNYAPVLRGVAETNAQVIVMQHGQKIFETTMPPGPFELSDIGTMSYGGDLELVVTESDGRQRRQSFSFSLPPMLLHEGTSRFALYAGELHDGSINETPRIVQGVWHHGVNSIWTLYGGSQLAENYRSYAGGNAFNTPIGGVSFDVTHAQSNLGGGKKTSGNSYQVNYTKHLDESKTNLTLAAYRYSTHGFYTFREASQIHNDRLYNLDNDYFNTRHRFSASLSQWLTDEMSMHLTSNIYTYWGDRATSRNYIATFNHSLRNMSYGVSIMRSRNEEGKEENSYLLSMSLPFGNDDYDEKPLFNSSYTTLSHDAGGGTQLQSMVHGMQGEQNETSYSLGAATGNQGSDNSVSGNLSHSSSVGQFSASASVNNRNRQQLSASANGSLVIHRGGLTAGPAVGEMPFAIVEAKGAEGAGLLNGRGSHIDSRGYAIVPSLSAYRRNTISLNVQGLPDTVDVLENEKAVIPRAGMAIPVAMKTITGRPLILIVRDRDNEFLPIGTELQNRHGDSFGVIGQGGQAFIRGWDKRNGVLYAQVGKKKLMCRSVLLNAQDETSDKNLTQIMQQEVKCLSE